A single genomic interval of Leptolyngbyaceae cyanobacterium harbors:
- a CDS encoding winged helix-turn-helix domain-containing protein, with product MNTRDKILRAIVQNPGLTTREIMAVAQLSRSNTREHLQKLQSMGSIYSEADPNNPKKHRYYPASGASTGGKAEET from the coding sequence ATGAACACCCGCGATAAGATACTTAGAGCAATCGTGCAAAATCCTGGATTAACCACCCGCGAAATTATGGCAGTTGCCCAACTTTCGCGCAGTAACACACGCGAGCATTTGCAAAAATTGCAAAGCATGGGTTCGATTTATTCGGAAGCAGACCCGAACAATCCCAAAAAGCACCGCTATTACCCAGCCAGCGGTGCATCGACAGGGGGAAAGGCAGAGGAAACTTAA
- a CDS encoding M48 family metalloprotease, whose translation MNQLKTAALLGLLSGLLVLGGYYLIGNEQGLYIGLGLAALTSFSSWFYSDRAALMAYRAQPIAREEAPELYDLVGNLSQKAGIPMPKLFIVPTKSPNAFATGRDPEHATVAVTEGILQLLSKEELAGVLAHELTHVRNRDTLTQAVAGTIAGAITFIGRILTFGAMYYPVSRDDRRGGNPLAILFLIILAPIAATFIQLAISRTREFAADLGSAEITGNPLALASALEKLEAMGHQIPMNGNPAMSPLLIINPLSAEGLQSLFRTHPPTAERIRRLLELAGQKQPTPALA comes from the coding sequence ATGAATCAACTCAAAACAGCCGCTTTGCTGGGATTGCTCAGCGGACTTTTAGTACTCGGCGGCTATTATCTGATCGGTAACGAACAAGGACTGTACATCGGGCTTGGCTTAGCAGCGCTGACTAGTTTTAGCTCCTGGTTTTACTCCGATCGCGCTGCATTGATGGCTTATCGCGCCCAACCGATCGCACGGGAAGAAGCGCCCGAACTTTACGATTTAGTAGGCAATTTAAGCCAAAAAGCCGGCATTCCCATGCCCAAACTATTTATCGTACCGACTAAATCTCCCAACGCTTTTGCCACCGGTAGAGATCCCGAACACGCCACCGTAGCAGTTACCGAAGGCATCCTTCAGCTGCTTTCCAAAGAAGAATTAGCGGGCGTTTTAGCCCACGAACTTACCCACGTTCGCAATCGAGACACCTTAACCCAAGCAGTCGCAGGTACGATCGCGGGAGCAATTACTTTTATCGGTCGAATACTGACTTTCGGAGCGATGTACTACCCAGTTAGTCGCGACGATCGCCGGGGTGGAAACCCTCTAGCTATCTTATTTCTCATTATATTGGCTCCCATTGCCGCTACTTTTATTCAATTAGCGATCTCCCGCACTCGCGAATTCGCCGCCGATTTAGGTTCGGCTGAAATTACGGGTAATCCTTTAGCTTTAGCCAGCGCCCTGGAAAAACTAGAAGCAATGGGACACCAAATACCCATGAATGGCAATCCAGCAATGTCACCCCTGCTAATTATCAATCCCCTCTCAGCAGAAGGTCTACAGTCGCTTTTCCGTACCCATCCCCCCACCGCAGAACGCATTCGTCGTTTGTTGGAATTGGCAGGGCAAAAACAACCTACTCCTGCTTTAGCCTAA